In Oryza brachyantha chloroplast, complete genome, one DNA window encodes the following:
- the ycf3 gene encoding hypothetical chloroplast RF34: MPRSRINGNFIDKTFSIVANILLRIIPTTSGEKRAFTYYRDGAIMLAQSEGNYAEALQNYYEATRLEIDPYDRSYILYNIGLIHTSNGEHTKALEYYFRALERNPFLPQAFNNMAVICHYRGEQAILQGDSEIAEAWFDQAAEYWKQAIALTPGNYIEAQNWLKITKRFDFE; this comes from the exons ATGCCTAGATCCCGTATAAATGGAAATTTCATTGATAAGACCTTCTCAATTGTAGCCAATATTTTATTGCGAATAATTCCGACAACCTCAGGGGAAAAAAGGGCATTTACTTATTATAGAGATGGTGCGATT ATGTTGGCTCAATCCGAAGGAAATTATGCGGAAGCTTTGCAGAATTATTATGAAGCTACGCGACTAGAAATTGATCCCTATGATCGAAGTTATATACTCTATAACATAGGCCTTATACACACAAGCAATGGAGAGCATACAAAGGCTTTGGAATATTATTTCCGGGCACTAGAACGAAACCCCTTCTTACCACAAGCTTTTAATAATATGGCCGTGATCTGTCATTAC CGGGGAGAACAGGCCATTCTACAGGGTGATTCGGAAATTGCAGAAGCTTGGTTTGATCAAGCTGCTGAGTATTGGAAACAAGCTATAGCGCTTACTCCGGGAAATTATATTGAAGCACAGAACTGGTTGAAGATTACGAAGCGCTTCGATTTTGAATAA
- the psaA gene encoding photosystem I P700 apoprotein A1, producing MMIRSPEPEVKIVVDRDPVKTSFEEWARPGHFSRTIAKGPDTTTWIWNLHADAHDFDSHTGDLEEISRKVFSAHFGQLSIIFLWLSGMYFHGARFSNYEAWLSDPTHIGPSAQVVWPIVGQEILNGDVGGGFRGIQITSGFFQIWRASGITSELQLYCTAIGALIFASLMLFAGWFHYHKAAPKLAWFQDVESMLNHHLAGLLGLGSLSWAGHQIHVSLPINQFLDAGVDPKEIPLPHEFILNRDLLAQLYPSFAEGATPFFTLNWSKYEEFLSFRGGLDPITGGLWLSDIAHHHLAIAILFLIAGHMYRTNWGIGHGLKDILEAHKGPFTGQGHKGLYEILTTSWHAQLSLNLAMLGSTTIVVAHHMYSMPPYPYLATDYGTQLSLFTHHMWIGGFLIVGAAAHAAIFMVRDYDPTTRYNDLLDRVLRHRDAIISHLNWVCIFLGFHSFGLYIHNDTMSALGRPQDMFSDTAIQLQPIFAQWVQNLHAGAPGVTAPGATTSTSLTWGGGELVAVGGKVALLPIPLGTADFLVHHIHAFTIHVTVLILLKGVLFARSSRLIPDKANLGFRFPCDGPGRGGTCQVSAWDHVFLGLFWMYNSISVVIFHFSWKMQSDVWGTISDQGVVTHITGGNFAQSSITINGWLRDFLWAQASQVIQSYGSSLSAYGLFFLGAHFVWAFSLMFLFSGRGYWQELIESIVWAHNKLKVAPATQPRALSIIQGRAVGVTHYLLGGIATTWAFFLARIIAVG from the coding sequence ATGATGATTCGTTCGCCGGAACCAGAAGTAAAAATTGTTGTGGATAGGGATCCTGTAAAAACATCTTTTGAGGAATGGGCCAGACCCGGCCATTTCTCAAGAACAATAGCTAAGGGCCCTGATACTACCACTTGGATCTGGAACCTACATGCTGATGCTCACGATTTCGATAGTCATACCGGTGATTTAGAGGAGATCTCTCGAAAAGTCTTTAGTGCTCATTTCGGTCAACTCTCCATTATCTTTCTTTGGTTGAGTGGCATGTACTTCCATGGTGCCCGTTTTTCCAATTATGAAGCATGGCTAAGTGATCCTACTCACATTGGACCCAGTGCTCAGGTAGTTTGGCCAATCGTAGGGCAAGAAATATTGAATGGTGATGTAGGCGGGGGTTTCCGAGGAATCCAAATAACTTCCGGGTTTTTTCAGATTTGGCGAGCATCCGGAATAACTAGTGAATTACAACTCTATTGTACCGCAATCGGTGCATTGATTTTTGCATCGTTAATGCTTTTTGCTGGGTGGTTCCATTATCACAAAGCCGCTCCCAAATTAGCCTGGTTCCAAGACGTAGAGTCCATGTTGAATCATCACTTAGCAGGGTTATTAGGACTTGGGTCTCTTTCTTGGGCGGGGCACCAAATCCATGTATCTTTACCGATTAACCAATTTCTTGACGCTGGGGTTGATCCTAAGGAGATACCACTTCCTCATGAATTTATCTTGAATCGCGACCTTTTGGCTCAACTTTATCCTAGTTTTGCCGAAGGAGCAACCCCCTTTTTCACCTTGAATTGGTCCAAATACGAAGAATTTCTTAGTTTTCGCGGGGGGCTAGATCCAATAACCGGTGGTCTATGGTTGAGCGATATTGCGCACCATCATTTAGCTATTGCTATTCTTTTCCTGATCGCAGGTCATATGTATAGGACCAACTGGGGTATTGGTCATGGCCTGAAAGATATTTTGGAGGCTCATAAAGGCCCATTTACAGGACAGGGCCATAAAGGTCTCTATGAGATCCTAACAACGTCATGGCATGCTCAATTATCTCTTAACCTAGCTATGCTAGGCTCTACAACCATTGTTGTAGCTCATCATATGTACTCTATGCCCCCCTATCCATACCTAGCTACTGACTATGGTACACAACTTTCCTTGTTCACACACCACATGTGGATTGGCGGATTTCTAATAGTTGGTGCTGCTGCACATGCAGCCATTTTTATGGTAAGAGACTATGATCCAACGACTCGATACAACGATCTATTAGATCGCGTCCTTAGACACCGTGATGCAATCATATCCCACCTTAACTGGGTATGTATATTTCTAGGTTTTCACAGTTTTGGTTTGTACATTCATAATGATACCATGAGTGCTTTAGGTCGTCCCCAAGATATGTTTTCGGATACCGCCATACAATTACAACCGATCTTTGCTCAATGGGTACAAAATCTCCATGCTGGCGCGCCTGGCGTAACAGCTCCTGGTGCAACAACAAGTACCAGCTTAACGTGGGGGGGTGGCGAGTTAGTAGCAGTAGGCGGCAAAGTTGCTTTGTTACCTATTCCGTTAGGAACCGCAGATTTTTTAGTCCATCACATTCACGCATTTACAATCCATGTGACTGTATTAATACTTTTGAAAGGTGTTTTATTTGCTCGCAGTTCCCGTTTAATACCCGATAAAGCAAATCTTGGTTTTCGCTTCCCTTGCGATGGGCCTGGGCGAGGGGGAACATGTCAAGTATCCGCCTGGGATCATGTTTTCTTAGGTCTATTCTGGATGTACAATTCCATTTCGGTAGTCATTTTCCATTTCAGTTGGAAAATGCAGTCGGATGTTTGGGGTACTATAAGTGATCAAGGGGTGGTAACTCATATCACAGGGGGAAACTTTGCACAGAGTTCCATAACGATTAATGGGTGGCTCCGAGATTTCTTGTGGGCACAGGCATCCCAAGTAATTCAGTCTTATGGTTCTTCATTATCCGCATATGGTCTTTTTTTCTTAGGTGCTCATTTTGTCTGGGCCTTCAGTTTAATGTTTTTATTCAGCGGCCGTGGTTATTGGCAAGAGCTCATTGAATCTATCGTTTGGGCTCATAACAAATTAAAAGTTGCTCCTGCTACTCAGCCTAGAGCCTTGAGCATTATACAAGGACGTGCTGTAGGAGTAACCCATTACCTTCTGGGTGGAATTGCCACAACATGGGCATTCTTCTTAGCGAGAATTATTGCAGTAGGATAG
- the rps2 gene encoding ribosomal protein S2 produces MTRRYWNINLKEMVEAGVHFGHGIKKWNPKMAPYISAKRKGTHITNLARTARFLSEACDLVFDAASQGKSFLIVGTKKRAADLVASAAIRARCHYVNKKWFSGMLTNWSITKTRLSQFRDLRAEEKMEKFHHLPKRDVAILKRKLSTLQRYLGGIKYMTRLPDVVIVLDQQKEYIALRECAILGIPTISLADTNCDPDLANISIPANDDTMTSIRLILNKLVFAICEGRSLYIRNR; encoded by the coding sequence ATGACAAGAAGATATTGGAACATCAATTTGAAAGAGATGGTAGAAGCGGGAGTTCATTTTGGTCATGGTATTAAGAAATGGAATCCTAAAATGGCCCCTTACATCTCGGCAAAGCGTAAAGGTACTCATATTACAAATCTCGCTAGAACCGCCCGCTTTTTATCAGAAGCTTGTGATTTAGTTTTTGATGCAGCAAGTCAGGGAAAAAGCTTCTTAATTGTTGGTACCAAAAAAAGAGCAGCGGATTTAGTAGCATCAGCTGCAATAAGGGCTCGTTGTCATTATGTTAATAAAAAGTGGTTCAGTGGTATGTTAACGAATTGGTCGATTACGAAAACTAGACTTTCTCAATTTAGAGACTTAAGAGCAGAAGAAAAGATGGAAAAATTCCACCATCTCCCAAAAAGAGATGTGGCAATCTTGAAGAGAAAATTATCTACCTTGCAAAGATATCTCGGCGGGATCAAATATATGACGAGGTTGCCTGACGTTGTGATCGTCCTCGATCAGCAAAAAGAGTATATAGCTCTTCGGGAATGTGCCATTTTGGGGATTCCTACTATTTCTTTAGCCGATACAAATTGTGACCCAGATCTCGCAAATATATCGATTCCAGCCAACGATGACACTATGACTTCAATTCGATTGATTCTTAACAAATTAGTATTTGCAATTTGTGAGGGCCGCTCTCTCTATATAAGAAATCGTTGA
- the atpA gene encoding ATP synthase CF1 alpha subunit has translation MATLRVDEIHKILRERIEQYNRKVGIENIGRVVQVGDGIARIIGLGEIMSGELVEFAEGTRGIALNLESKNVGIVLMGDGLMIQEGSFVKATGRIAQIPVSEAYLGRVINALAKPIDGRGEIVASESRLIESPAPGIISRRSVYEPLQTGLIAIDSMIPIGRGQRELIIGDRQTGKTAVATDTILNQKGQDVICVYVAIGQRASSVAQVVTTFHDEGAMEYTIVVAEMADSPATLQYLAPYTGAALAEYFMYRERHTLIIYDDLSKQAQAYRQMSLLLRRPPGREAYPGDVFYLHSRLLERAAKLNSLLGEGSMTALPIVETQSGDVSAYIPTNVISITDGQIFLSADLFNAGIRPAINVGISVSRVGSAAQIKAMKQVAGKSKLELAQFAELQAFAQFASALDKTSQNQLARGRRLRELLKQSQSNPLPVEEQVATIYTGTRGYLDSLEIGQVKKFLDELRKHLKDTKPQFQEIISSSKTFTEEAEILLKEAIQEQLERFSLQEQT, from the coding sequence ATGGCAACCCTTCGAGTCGACGAAATTCATAAAATTCTCCGCGAACGTATTGAACAATATAATAGGAAAGTCGGGATTGAGAATATCGGTCGCGTAGTTCAAGTGGGGGATGGGATTGCTCGTATTATAGGTCTTGGTGAAATAATGTCAGGCGAATTAGTCGAATTTGCAGAAGGGACTAGGGGTATTGCTCTGAATTTGGAATCCAAAAATGTTGGGATTGTATTAATGGGCGATGGGTTGATGATACAAGAGGGCAGTTTTGTAAAAGCAACAGGAAGAATTGCTCAGATACCCGTGAGCGAGGCTTACTTGGGTCGTGTTATAAATGCTCTGGCTAAACCTATTGATGGGAGAGGCGAAATTGTAGCTTCGGAATCTCGCTTAATTGAATCTCCTGCTCCGGGTATAATTTCCAGGCGTTCTGTATATGAACCCCTTCAAACGGGGCTTATTGCTATCGATTCGATGATCCCCATAGGGCGCGGTCAGCGAGAGTTAATTATTGGGGACAGACAAACAGGCAAAACAGCAGTAGCTACAGATACAATTCTCAATCAAAAAGGGCAAGATGTAATATGTGTTTATGTAGCTATCGGTCAAAGAGCATCCTCCGTAGCTCAAGTCGTAACTACTTTCCATGACGAGGGGGCCATGGAATACACAATTGTAGTAGCTGAAATGGCGGATTCTCCTGCTACATTACAATACCTCGCTCCTTATACGGGAGCAGCCCTGGCTGAGTATTTTATGTACCGCGAACGGCATACTTTAATAATTTATGATGATCTCTCCAAACAGGCACAAGCTTATCGCCAAATGTCCCTTCTATTAAGAAGACCCCCCGGCCGCGAAGCTTACCCAGGGGATGTTTTTTATTTGCATTCACGCCTTTTAGAAAGAGCCGCTAAATTAAATTCTCTTTTAGGGGAAGGAAGTATGACCGCTTTACCAATAGTTGAGACTCAATCTGGAGACGTTTCCGCCTATATTCCTACTAATGTAATCTCCATTACAGATGGACAAATATTCTTATCCGCAGATCTATTCAATGCCGGAATTCGACCTGCTATTAATGTGGGTATTTCTGTTTCCAGAGTAGGATCCGCGGCTCAAATTAAAGCCATGAAACAAGTAGCTGGCAAATCAAAATTGGAATTAGCTCAATTCGCAGAGTTACAAGCCTTTGCACAATTCGCCTCTGCTCTCGATAAAACAAGTCAGAATCAATTGGCAAGGGGCCGACGATTACGAGAATTGCTTAAACAATCCCAATCAAATCCGCTTCCAGTGGAAGAGCAGGTAGCTACTATTTATACCGGAACGAGAGGATATCTTGATTCCTTAGAAATTGGACAGGTAAAGAAATTTCTGGATGAGTTACGTAAACACCTAAAAGATACTAAACCTCAATTCCAAGAAATTATATCTTCTAGCAAGACATTCACCGAGGAAGCGGAAATCCTTTTGAAGGAAGCTATTCAGGAACAACTCGAACGGTTTTCCCTTCAGGAACAAACATAA
- the atpH gene encoding ATP synthase CF0 subunit III, translating to MNPLIAAASVIAAGLAVGLASIGPGVGQGTAAGQAVEGIARQPEAEGKIRGTLLLSLAFMEALTIYGLVVALALLFANPFV from the coding sequence ATGAATCCACTAATTGCTGCTGCTTCCGTTATTGCTGCTGGATTGGCCGTGGGTCTTGCTTCTATTGGGCCTGGAGTTGGTCAAGGTACTGCTGCAGGACAAGCTGTAGAAGGTATTGCGAGACAGCCAGAAGCAGAAGGTAAAATACGAGGTACTTTATTGCTTAGTCTAGCTTTTATGGAAGCTTTAACGATTTATGGACTAGTTGTGGCACTAGCGCTTTTATTTGCGAACCCTTTTGTTTAA
- the atpF gene encoding ATP synthase CF0 subunit I, with protein MKNVTHSFVFLAHWPSAGSFGLNTDILATNLINLTVVVGVLIFFGKGVLKDLLDNRKQRILSTIRNSEELRRGTIEQLEKARIRLQKVELEADEYRMNGYSEIEREKANLINATSISLEQLEKSKNETLYFEKQRAMNQVRQRVFQQAVQGAIGTLNSCLNTELHFRTIRANIGILGAMEWKR; from the exons ATGAAAAATGTAACCCATTCTTTCGTTTTTTTAGCTCACTGGCCATCCGCTGGGAGTTTCGGGCTTAATACCGATATTTTAGCAACAAATCTAATAAATCTAACTGTAGTGGTTGGTGTATTGATTTTTTTTGGAAAGGGAGTGT TAAAAGATTTATTAGATAATCGAAAACAGAGGATCTTGAGTACTATTCGAAATTCGGAAGAATTGCGTAGAGGAACCATTGAGCAGCTCGAAAAAGCTCGAATTCGATTACAGAAAGTCGAACTAGAAGCGGATGAGTATCGAATGAATGGATACTCTGAGATAGAACGAGAAAAAGCAAATTTGATTAATGCCACTTCTATTAGTTTGGAACAATTAGAAAAGTCTAAAAATGAAACCCTTTATTTTGAAAAACAAAGGGCGATGAATCAGGTCCGACAACGGGTTTTCCAACAAGCCGTACAAGGAGCTATAGGAACTCTGAATAGTTGTTTGAATACCGAGTTACATTTCCGTACGATTCGTGCTAATATTGGCATTCTCGGGGCCATGGAATGGAAGAGATAA
- the psaB gene encoding photosystem I P700 apoprotein A2, giving the protein MELRFPRFSQGLAQDPTTRRIWFGIATAHDFESHDDITEERLYQNIFASHFGQLAIIFLWTSGNLFHVAWQGNFESWIQDPLHVRPIAHAIWDPHFGQPAVEAFTRGGAAGPVNIAYSGVYQWWYTIGLRTNEDLYTGALFLLFLSTLSLIGGWLHLQPKWKPSLSWFKNAESRLNHHLSGLFGVSSLAWTGHLVHVAIPASRGEYVRWNNFLDVLPYPQGLGPLLTGQWNLYAQNPDSSNHLFGTTQGAGTAILTLLGGFHPQTQSLWLTDIAHHHLAIAFIFLIAGHMYRTNFGIGHSIKDLLEAHTPPGGRLGRGHKGLYDTINNSIHFQLGLALASLGVITSLVAQHMYSLPSYAFIAQDFTTQAALYTHHQYIAGFIMTGAFAHGAIFFIRDYNPEQNEDNVLARMLDHKEAIISHLSWASLFLGFHTLGLYVHNDVMLAFGTPEKQILIEPIFAQWIQSAHGKTTYGFDILLSSTSGPAFNAGRTLWLPGWLNAVNENSNSLFLTIGPGDFLVHHAIALGLHTTTLILVKGALDARGSKLMPDKKDFGYSFPCDGPGRGGTCDISAWDAFYLAVFWMLNTIGWVTFYWHWKHITLWQGNVSQFNESSTYLMGWLRDYLWLNSSQLINGYNPFGMNSLSVWAWMFLFGHLVWATGFMFLISWRGYWQELIETLAWAHERTPLANLIRWRDKPVALSIVQARLVGLAHFSVGYIFTYAAFLIASTSGKFG; this is encoded by the coding sequence ATGGAATTAAGATTTCCCAGGTTTAGCCAAGGCTTAGCTCAGGACCCCACTACTCGTCGTATTTGGTTTGGTATTGCTACCGCACATGATTTCGAAAGTCATGATGATATTACTGAGGAACGTCTTTATCAGAACATTTTTGCTTCTCACTTTGGGCAATTAGCAATAATCTTTCTATGGACGTCCGGAAATCTGTTTCATGTCGCTTGGCAAGGAAATTTTGAATCATGGATACAGGATCCTTTACATGTAAGACCTATTGCTCATGCGATTTGGGATCCTCATTTTGGTCAACCCGCTGTGGAAGCCTTTACTCGAGGAGGCGCCGCCGGTCCAGTGAATATCGCCTATTCTGGGGTTTATCAGTGGTGGTATACAATTGGATTACGGACCAACGAAGATCTTTATACAGGAGCTCTTTTTCTATTATTTCTTTCTACGCTATCCTTAATAGGGGGTTGGTTACATCTACAACCCAAATGGAAACCCAGCCTTTCGTGGTTCAAAAACGCGGAATCTCGTCTCAATCATCATTTGTCAGGACTTTTCGGGGTAAGTTCTTTGGCTTGGACAGGACATTTAGTTCATGTCGCTATTCCAGCATCCCGGGGAGAGTACGTTCGATGGAATAATTTCTTAGACGTATTACCCTATCCCCAGGGGTTGGGACCCCTTCTGACGGGTCAGTGGAATCTTTATGCCCAAAACCCCGATTCGAGTAATCATTTATTTGGTACCACTCAAGGAGCGGGAACCGCTATTCTAACTCTTCTTGGGGGATTCCATCCACAAACACAAAGTTTGTGGCTGACCGATATTGCTCATCATCATTTAGCTATTGCATTTATTTTTCTCATTGCCGGTCATATGTATCGAACTAACTTCGGAATTGGGCACAGTATCAAAGATCTTTTAGAAGCACATACTCCTCCGGGGGGTCGATTAGGGCGTGGGCATAAGGGCCTTTACGACACAATCAATAATTCGATTCATTTTCAATTAGGTCTTGCTCTAGCTTCTTTGGGGGTTATTACTTCCTTAGTAGCTCAACATATGTACTCTTTACCTTCTTATGCATTCATAGCACAAGACTTTACTACTCAAGCAGCTTTATATACTCATCACCAATACATTGCAGGGTTCATCATGACAGGGGCTTTTGCTCATGGAGCAATTTTTTTCATTAGGGATTACAATCCGGAACAGAATGAGGATAATGTATTGGCAAGAATGTTAGACCATAAAGAAGCTATCATATCTCATTTAAGTTGGGCTAGTCTCTTCCTAGGATTCCATACCTTGGGCCTTTATGTTCATAATGACGTCATGCTTGCTTTTGGTACTCCAGAAAAGCAAATCTTGATCGAACCTATATTTGCCCAATGGATACAATCGGCTCATGGTAAGACGACATATGGGTTCGATATACTCTTATCTTCAACGAGCGGTCCCGCTTTCAATGCGGGTCGAACCCTATGGTTACCCGGATGGTTGAATGCTGTTAACGAGAATAGTAATTCGCTTTTCTTAACAATAGGACCTGGGGATTTCTTGGTTCATCATGCTATTGCTCTAGGTTTGCATACAACTACATTGATTTTAGTAAAGGGTGCTTTAGATGCACGCGGTTCCAAATTAATGCCGGATAAAAAAGATTTTGGATATAGTTTTCCTTGCGACGGCCCAGGTCGCGGCGGTACTTGTGATATTTCTGCTTGGGACGCTTTTTATTTGGCAGTTTTCTGGATGTTAAATACCATTGGATGGGTTACTTTTTATTGGCATTGGAAACACATCACATTATGGCAGGGCAACGTTTCACAATTTAATGAATCCTCCACTTATTTGATGGGATGGTTAAGAGATTACCTATGGTTAAATTCTTCGCAACTTATCAATGGATATAATCCTTTTGGGATGAATAGTTTATCGGTATGGGCGTGGATGTTCTTATTTGGACATCTTGTTTGGGCGACTGGATTTATGTTCTTAATTTCCTGGCGTGGATATTGGCAGGAATTAATTGAGACTTTAGCATGGGCTCATGAACGGACACCTTTGGCTAATTTAATTCGCTGGAGAGATAAGCCCGTGGCTCTTTCCATTGTGCAAGCAAGATTGGTGGGATTAGCTCACTTTTCCGTGGGTTATATATTCACTTATGCCGCTTTCTTGATTGCCTCAACATCAGGCAAGTTTGGTTAA
- the rps14 gene encoding ribosomal protein S14 — MAKKSLIQREKKRQKLEQKYHLIRRSSKKKIRSKVSPLSLSEKTKMREKLQSLPRNSAPTRLHRRCFLTGRPRANYRDFGLSGHILREMVYACLLPGATRSSW; from the coding sequence ATGGCAAAAAAAAGTTTGATTCAGAGAGAGAAGAAGCGGCAGAAATTAGAACAGAAATATCATTTGATTCGTCGATCTTCAAAAAAAAAGATAAGAAGCAAAGTTTCCCCTTTGAGTTTGAGTGAAAAAACGAAAATGCGAGAAAAATTGCAATCCCTGCCACGTAATAGTGCACCGACACGCCTTCATCGACGTTGTTTTTTGACCGGAAGACCTAGAGCTAACTATCGAGACTTTGGGCTATCCGGACACATACTTCGAGAAATGGTTTATGCATGTTTGTTACCGGGTGCAACAAGATCCAGTTGGTAA
- the atpI gene encoding ATP synthase CF0 subunit IV produces MNIIPCSIKTLKGLYDISGVEVGQHFYWQIGGFQIHAQVLITSWVVITILLGSVIITIRNPQTIPTDGQNFFEYVLEFIRDLSKTQIGEEYGPWVPFIGTMFLFIFVSNWSGALLPWKIIQLPHGELAAPTNDINTTVALALLTSAAYFYAGLSKKGLSYFEKYIKPTPILLPINILEDFTKPLSLSFRLFGNILADELVVVVLVSLVPLVVPIPVMFLGLFTSGIQALIFATLAAAYIGESMEGHH; encoded by the coding sequence ATGAATATTATACCGTGTTCCATTAAAACACTCAAGGGGTTATACGATATATCGGGCGTAGAAGTAGGCCAACACTTCTATTGGCAAATAGGAGGTTTCCAAATTCATGCCCAAGTACTCATCACTTCTTGGGTCGTAATTACTATCTTGCTAGGTTCAGTTATCATAACTATTCGCAATCCACAAACCATCCCAACCGATGGTCAGAATTTCTTCGAATATGTCCTTGAGTTTATTCGAGACTTGAGCAAAACTCAGATTGGAGAAGAATATGGTCCCTGGGTTCCCTTTATTGGAACTATGTTCCTTTTTATTTTTGTTTCGAACTGGTCGGGTGCTCTTTTACCTTGGAAAATTATACAGTTACCCCACGGAGAATTAGCAGCGCCCACGAATGATATAAATACTACTGTTGCTTTAGCTTTACTCACGTCAGCGGCATATTTTTATGCGGGTCTTAGCAAAAAAGGATTGAGTTATTTCGAGAAATATATTAAACCAACTCCAATCCTTTTACCAATTAACATATTAGAAGATTTCACAAAACCACTATCGCTTAGTTTTCGACTTTTCGGGAATATATTGGCGGATGAATTAGTCGTTGTTGTTCTTGTTTCTTTAGTCCCCTTAGTAGTTCCTATACCGGTCATGTTTCTTGGATTATTTACAAGCGGTATTCAAGCTCTTATTTTTGCAACGTTAGCCGCAGCCTATATAGGTGAATCCATGGAGGGTCATCATTGA